DNA sequence from the Kazachstania africana CBS 2517 chromosome 4, complete genome genome:
ATACGCGAGTTTACTACCGCAATTGGCTGACCCAAATATTAGTGTGCCACCACTGGCCGTGGTTTCAGCTTTTGCAGTGTCCTTTTTATCCGTCTACAGAGACAAGACAAGAGCACTTAGAAAACCTTTCAATCCACTTTTGGGGGAGACTTTCGAGTTGGTGCGTGAAGATATGGGCTTCAGATTGATATCAGAAAAGGTATGCCATAAACCACAAATTTTTGCCTTTTATGCTGAACATGATGACTGGGAATGTAACTACACTTTGTCTCCTGTCCAAAAGTACTGGGGTAAATCGGTAGAAATTAACAACGAGGGGACTCTAGAactgaaatcaaaaaagactggtgaatattttgaatggACTCAACCAACTacaatgttgaaaaatattcttgCTGGTGAGAGATACCTTGAGCCAgtcaatgaatttgaagttatTTCCTCCAAAAGTGGTAAAGCCACAATAGTGTTCGAAAAGACTGGCATGTTTGGTGGTAGATCAGAAAATGTAAACGTGGTCATTACCTCTACTGATAAGGGTAACAAGAAATATAGATTTAGCGGTAAATGGACAGAAAACCTGAAGGATGGCAACAATAGAACTCTTTGGGAAGTGGGTAAATTAGTAAAGAActcaaaatcaaaatatggTTTCACAACTTTTGCTGCAAACCTAAACGAAATgactgaaattgaagagGGCAGGGTTGCACCTAACGATTCAAGATTGAGACCTGATATTAGAGCCTATGAACAAGGTAAAATTTCCGAAGCAGAACGCTTGAAACTGCATTTGGAACAAAAACAACGTGATAGACGCATGAAGGGACACGATGTTACACCACagttttttgaaaagacatCTGCAAACAAATGGAAATACCGTCAAGGACCGCAAAGTTACTgggaaagaagaaaacgtCAAGATTGGTCAGGCATCACACCATTATGGTAGCCAAAATGATCCTTACAAGCAGATTTTTTTCCCCAATTATgtaattaaatttttaagCATTATATGTAATATAGTTCCTGAAGTGCATACAACTTCGTATACAAATAAAATACAAAACACCCAATATGTTACAATGTTCCTTTCTTCGATTAAAAACCACATATAGTAATTTAAGATCAtgatttttaaaatttatTTGCACTTTGCACCTCTGATTCTTGCGATGACATAAAACTGTTGTCGGACGGGAcgtcatttttttcaatataacTTCGAAAACCTGAGCCTTCCATCTATGGCTTATACAGTTGTCCCAAGACAAGTGATAAAGGATGTCTCATTTAATTACATTAGCTACCTGTAACTTAAATCAGTGGGCCTTGGATTTCGAAGGTAACAGGGATAGAATTTTAGAATCTATTTACATAGCCAAAGAGAAAGGTGCACGTCTGCGTGTTGGTCCCGAATTAGAAATAACCGGTTATGGCTGTTTGGATCACTTCTTAGAAAACGATGTGTGCTTACATTCATGGGAGATGTATGCTCAGATCATCAAAAATCCTAAGACGCATGGCCTTCTTTTAGATATTGGTATGCCTGTTTTGCACAAGAATGTTCGCTACAATTGTAGGCTATTGTCGTTGGATGGTAAGATTTTATTCATAAGACCAAAAATGTGGTTAGCTAATGATGGTAATTATCGTGAAATGAGATTTTTTACGCCTTGGATGAAGCCAGGCTTCGTGGAGGATTTTGTTTTACCACcagaaattcaaaaggtTACCGATCAGAAAGTTGTTTCCTTTGGGGATGCTGTTATCAACACACTCGATACCTGCATCGGTGCTGAGACATGCGAGGAACTGTTCACACCGCAATCTCCCCACATTGCTATGTCCCTAGATGGTGTCGAAATTATCACCAACTCTTCTGGGTCTCACCATGAACTGCGTAAATTAAATAAGAGATTAGACTTGATTCTAAATGCAACTAGCCGTTGCGGTGGCATCTATTTGTATGCAAACCAACGTGGCTGTGACGGTGACAGATTGTATTATGATGGGTGTGCTTTAATTGCCGTTAATGGTAAAGTTGTTGCGCAGGGAtctcaattttctttaaaggATGTGGAAGTTGTCACTGCAACCGTTGATTTAGAGGAGGTCAGAAACTACCGCGCCAATTTTATGTCTCGTGGGTTGCAAGCTTCCCTAAGTGAAACGAAGTTCAAGAGAATTGACGTCGCTGTCGAATTAGCTCCAATGAAAGCCAGATTCGATCCTCTTATTGTACCATCGAAAAGTCGCCCAATTTTCTATCATACTCcggaagaagaaattgcaTTAGGCCCTGCATGTTGGTTATGGGATTACATAAGACGTTGTAATGGTACAGGCTATTTCCTTCCTTTGTCCGGCGGTATTGATTCCTGTGCAACCGCAATGATTGTCCATTCTATGTGTAGATTAGTTGTAAAGGAAGCCTCTGAAGGCAATGAACAAGTTATTTTGGATGCTAGAAAGCTAACTCGCGGCGGAGAAGGCTGGATTCCAAATGATCCGCAAGAATTAGCCtctaaatttttccataCATGTTTTATGGGCACCGAAAACTCTTCGAAGGAAACAAGAGATAGAAGTCGTGAACTTGCCACCCAGATCGGCTCATATCATGTTGACTTCAACATGGATAGCGTTGTCAGTAGTGTTGTTTCCCTATTTGAGGTTGCTACTGGTAAGAAACCtgtttataaaatttttgggGGCTCTcaaatagaaaatttggCTTTACAGAATATCCAGGCAAGATTAAGAATGGTATTTGCATATCTATTTGCCCAGTTATTACCATGGCTTCGTGGTATCAAGAACTCTGGTGGTTTACTGGTTTTAGGTAGCGCTAATGTCGACGAGTGTTTAAGAGGCTATTTGACAAAATACGATTGTTCCTCCGCTGATATTAACCCAATTGGTGGTATTTCTAAGACAGAtcttaaaaaattcatcgCATATGCCTCTACAGAGTATAACATGCCAATCCTAGACTCCTTCTTAAATGCAACCCCAACTGCTGAATTAGAACCAATCACCGAAGATTACGTACAAtctgatgaaattgatatgGGTATGACTTATGAAGAATTAAGTGTTTTCGGTTATCTTAGAAAGGTCGAGAAATGTGGTCCTTACTCTATGTTCTTGAAATTACTACATGAATGGACTCCAAGATTGACGCCAGCTCAAGTTTCTGAAAAGGTCAAgagatttttctttttctacGCCATTAATAGACACAAGCAAACTGTCTTGACACCAAGTTATCATGCCGAACAATATTCTCCGGATGATAATAGATTTGATTTAAGACCTTTCTTAATCAACCCAAGATTCACATGGGcaagtaaaaaaattgatcaagTAGTTGCACAATGTGAAGGTAAGACTACAGACTTAGATATCATGTCTATTGATTGAATAGAGTTCGTATTAGAACACTAAGCACAGACTTATGTAAAATATTTCGgatataaaaaaatctacATGACAACTTTCTGCcctttaataataaaaaattatgcTTTTGAACCCCAGTTTGTCTTGATAACAACATTTTTGTTGTCGTTTCTTTTCCAGAAATCTATCAGAGTGATTGCAGTCTTCAGATAACAGTCTTCTTGTATAAAGTGTCCAGAATCTTGAAATACGACCAGCTGGTACTTCCCTTGCATTTGCCCTATAATAAGGTCCTTATCCAGGTTATCATTCCCGGCTAATATCAACAGTTTACAAGTAGGCAGAGAGACGAATTGTTTGGATAAACCGGTGAACCAGTCGCCCCAAAAGCCTTTGAACATTTGTAGATTTGTAATTCTAATAACTTTCCCGGAAGAAGATCTTTTAAATAGAGCTGGGATTGAAATATCCGCACTTGCATGCTGCCTTGATAGACCTTGTTTAATATGCCATTCGATTGCATCTGAATATGTAGTAAATTGATTTGGTGTACTATACAAGAAATGTTGAACATTTTGTAGTGCTTTCACagcaatttcttcaactaTATCAAACATTGCCACTCCTAAGAGGTGTTTTCTCACTTGTTCTGGGAATCTGTTGTATGCAAAGGATGAAATGCTACCGCCTAAAGAATGACCTACCAGTATAATGGACAGTTTTTGCTTATTCAAACTTGAATCAAGTTttgtaagaaaaaaatagttcAAAAGACTCGtgaaatcatcaataaaCGCATCTATGCCAAAATCAAGTTCAATAGAACTGTCAATTGGTTTAGTTTGACCGTGTCCTCTTGCATCAAACGATATACATGCACATTTGCCCTTCATAATTTTAAACAGTTCTGATCCTAATTGTGCAAAACTTAAACCTGATGAGCCGGCCCCATGGTGCATTACAAATACAGGGATTGATGGTGAGTCGTATGAGGTAGGCAAACTATAGTATGTATTAAAGTTAAAATTTCTATCCGTTAAGGAAATTTGCTCGTTATGCTGGAAGAAAGCATCCCATGTGGGTAGCCTCTTGCTATCTTCAGGTATACTTGGCGCTGTTCGTGATTTACTTGAAGTGAAATCTGGCAATTCGCCAATGTTATCCTGATGCTCaatatcattgatattCATCGATCGCTGAATATTTCCTAATGTTTCATTGGCCTTCTCTAGTTTGTCCAATACTACCTTTCTTCTCAGATCATCAGCCATTACGGGTGAGTATTAAAGAGATATATTCCGAGGTATGATGTGTGTGCTAACTTTACTGTTCCTTCTAACTATATGAAACAGTgtattaatattatatatgaTTCCGCCACTTTCGGAACGAGTGAATACCATTTAAATGTACGATGACTATGTAGAGTGATTTCTATAAGACCAAAGCATTAAGAACACGGTCTATTGTTGGTTGAAACGGGGCTTCTCATCACGTATCGAATGTCAGGATTTGGCTCACGGTACAGGCTTAATGCAGCAGGCCTCTTTTTGTGTTTCCATTTCCTGGCAAACTTTTTGGCCATCGAGGTCAGAAAaccttctttcttttcgCCCTTTGGTGGAAAGATTAGTTTGGAACGATCTACTTGTTTGACTTGTTGGCTAGGATTGAATACTTTTGTGTTGTCCTCCTTCGTTGGTGTCTGCACTGGCGAGAACTGTTGAAACCTTTTAATTAAACCgttcaattcttcaattttttcactaATTATCTGACTGTCTCTCCATAATTTGATCTCTTCCAAGGGAGAATGTGCCTGGGTCATTGGCTCGTCAGCTCTCATCAATCTGTTCATGTTGATACTTTGTTCAGGTGCATATTTTGTTGGTTCATCTCTGATATCAAATACTTCTTCATACAATTGATCGACCAACAACTTGAGTAGTTGCTCTTTCTTTCCCATAGAAGATCTTGATTGGAGAGGCGATTCATGATGTGAATATTTCAATCGGTCGCTATACGTGTTCTCACTGTCTCTTTTACCAGATGTTTTCGTCAACACTGTATGCCTAATATACGCTGTCTTAGTTTCATCTGGTAATAATTCCCACAATATTCCCATCTTACTTGAGATATCCTCATCAGAGGGTAGTTCTGACGCTGGATCCACTTTGAAGTCCGTCGAAGCAGTGCTGTAAATACTTCCTTGAGAATATCTTCTCTGCAGATTTGAGTATGATTTACGATTTCGGAGATTATTCACTGCATTATGAGAAATAGATCTCTTCAGCTCTCGTTGTGCTTTTTCTTGTGACTGTTCTCGACACACTGCACATCGTATCACTTCATGTAATTCGCATGGCTCCACTTCCTCTTTGATCGACATCTTTGGTAATCTTGACATATCTTGACTCGTGCAGAAATATAAGCActtttcaatcaaataattcacTAGTATCACAATCTCACCATTTCCACCGGTCCATACAGCCTTCTAAATATATAACCACCATCTATCAAGCAAAATGTAGTGATTACTTCATACCTGTTACCGAAGTGTTTCAAATGCTTCCTTTGACGTTTCAGAGTGAAAAATGTGTCGTTTCTTAAAAAGAGAGGTAGATGAAAGAGAATAACGCTATCGTAGTTGCTGGATCGGTGGGACCTGACAACGTGAGCATTGAAGCTGATAGTGGCCAGTAAGCTCATTAATAGCAGGCATCATAGAGTGACATCTTCTTTACCCGGCCGCGTGCTCCGTATATCAGGGCCTtttcatataaatattgaTGGCTCGAACAGTGGAGGATAGTTGTGACAAGCGTATAAAAAGCAACTATCCAACCTGCAATCCACACCAGAAGCATGCTGATCATACCAGAAATTAGGCCATTCACCCTTACCTCGAGGACTCTCTATCGTATGTTGCTGTTTATCATTCTCACCGTCTTCAGCGGTGTAGTTATAGATCATTTACTAATACAATCGGATTTAGGCGCTGCTTATATTAACTCCCCCCTCCACAACAGGGTGTTCTCCCTCTCCAAACGATTCTTCACAAGTAATACTGCATTCAATAATAGCTACACGAACGGTAATGGGTACAGTAATACTACAAACACTACAAACCCACAATTCACTTATAAAGCAGTGGTGGCATATCAACCAAAGGACAGAAATGaccaaatatatcaaaaattaaaagattcTATACTTTCACCCACTGGTGAAgataattattttattacaaGTAATAGTATATCGGATGTATATGCAGCTGTGGCCGATGGTGTCGGTGGTTGGGCAGAGCTTGGTTATGATTCAAGTGCTATTTCAAGAGAATTGTGCAATTCCATGTCAAAATTCACTTCTACTTTATCAGGAAGAAAAGATGGTATCTCACCAAGAGATATCTTGGATTTTGCATATAATaagataaaagaagaaggtgtAGTGAAAGTCGGAAGCACGACGGCCATTGTGGCCCACTTCAAAGACAATGGGCTATTAGAAGTGGCTAACTTGGGTGATTCTTGGTGTGGCGTTTTCAGGGACAGTAAGTTAGTCTTCGAAACTAAATTTCAAACTGTCGGCTTCAATGCTCCTTACCAACTGTCAATTATTCCTGATTCAATCTCGAAAGGccaaaaatatattcaaaatacCCCAGCGGATGCTGACAATTACAGTTttcaattacaaaaaaatgacgTTATACTATTAGCAACCGATGGTGTGACTGATAACATAGGTACAGAAGATATGGAACTATTTTTGAAGGATAATGAAGACCAAATCTTACAAGATCTGGAGAGCGTGTCAAAAGACTTCGTTTCCAAAGTTGTTTCATTGAGTAAAGATCCCGAATACCCAAGTGTCTTTGCCCAAGAATTATCCAAATTAACCGGCAAAACTTACGGAGGAGGCAAACAAGATGATATTACTGTTGTTGTAGTTAAGGCTATGTGATTAAATAAATCGAAAAAGAATCTATATAAATCCAGTTTGCTATAAGAATGCTAATACTAAGCTATGACTTCACCAAAAAACCCACTCTCAATCAAAGGTACGCTGTAAAACAATCCGCTTGATCTTTTCTCTCTCattttttaacttttcttcttcttttaagACTCcagaaacaaatttaacATCAGTAGGTAATGCTAAAGTACGCGAACTGGTTTTCTTACCCGATTTGGTTAAGAATGCAAAAGCCACCTTTTCAGAACTACCGTTCGAAGCACCATCATTAGTCTTCCTTGCAATAGCCAGCTTAGGTTTATTTAAACCAGACATATTTGAAGTGATGATAGGCATTCTGTCACTACTGGCCTTCTCATTTTGTCTCTCTTCAACCGATTCTAGCATCAATTGTTGGAACTGTTTCTCTAACTCTTCTTCTgcctttttctcttcttcactCTTTAATCTCTTCTCATATTCATCATACATTCTCTTCAATTCAGTATTCCTATCTGCGtcaatatcattgaaattatcatcgtcttcgtcttcatcttcgtcatcaGATTCGTCCTCCTCACTACTACTATCGTCATTGGCTAAGTCGCTCTCATTCTCATCTGATAAATCATCCAGAAAATCAACACCATCTTCTGTAGTTTGTTTTTGATCCTCGAAATTTTCGTAATCATCGTCAATTTGTTGGCCTTCGTCATTgtcttcgtcatcttcctcttcttcataaTCTTCTTCACTCTGTAATGGGGCCTCACAGTTCTTAATCGAATTATTCACTGGTTTCAATGACTTTACTAGCCCCTCTAATATAGAGGCACAGTCTTTTATATTATCGGCTCTTGAAAAAGTAATTGTTTCAGATATCTTAGCGAAAGTATCAACTACCTTGAATTCTGTTTCCTTTGGTAATGGTTGATTCTTTGTGAATATGTAATATTCAAAGAACCTTGTCAACAAGCCCAATCGTTTTGTCAAAGTGGAAGGAAATCTTCTTACATTTAGTAGAATCGTGGTCACTAGGTGCACCCTAAAATAATTATCAGGTGGGTCTGATTCGTTTAAATATGCAGGATTTGGCAAATTTCTGAAACATCCAAACctgatgatattattaataacATCCAAAAAAACGGTGGCCTTGATCATCTCCATGTTAAATATTTCTGTTAAATATCTGACATTTGCTATTCTAGACATATTTTCACTGTAAACATTAGTTTCCAGTCCACgttcaatattttctagtACCTGATCTATGGTTTTAATaacaaaatttctttgatagGCATATAAACCATTCAGAAGTTTAGACAAAATggatatattttgatagttCACTTTTTCAGGTTCTGTGAATAGAGCGAACAATGTGTTATACACATTTCCATCTTTCCAATTCGCCTTACGTATCAGATTTACCGCCCTTCTATAGTCTACATTAGAGAGTTCACTTCTAATCAGAACAGTgtaaaattcttcttcaggGGTTAATTTCCTTCCTTCAAGATTGAGCGATTTGATAGAGGGAGGAAAAAGTAATGTAAGTAGATTATCTAAAGCACTTTTTAATGACATGTTCAATTGTCTATCTCTCATCTTAGTTCTCAGTAAATCTACCATCTTTTCCATCTGGGGCTGTAGTTCAGGCTTATTCAATAAGAATTTTCCACAATgctcaaaaaaaatggttaaaatttcaatgttgtTAGGCACATGAAGATTCATGATTAATGTCCTTATTTTGTGGAAAATCATAAATATTGGTACCTGCATAAATTTGATCATTTcactgaagaaaatgatattcttcacatttattttatttgagTGCAACTGATTTCTGAAGCCGTTATCCAGATACTTAATAAGTTCCTCGCTAACTTCAGGAAGGTACTGACTATTTGAAGCAACAAATCTAGAATATATCCTAATTTTACTCCATTCTTGagtttcaataaaaaactTTAGCAGTCTATTTCTAGTTGCTTTATTGTCCAAATGATTTCTCCAGTACGATACGGTTAGTTCATCGATCGATTCCTTTGTTTCAGTCATTTCTAAtacattgaagaattcgTTTATCGCATCGGCTGTAGACTGTGCGGCATCTGTTGAGTTCATTGATTCTTCTACCAAATCTGCAATATCTGGAAGATTCTCATAGAATCTACGggtttcatcattttcccACAGTCTCTCATTAGGAGGCAGTACttgatttattatcatAGGTACGATagcttcatcttcaatgggtttttcatctttaaattttggaaCATTCATATTTAAAGCTTCCCCCAATATTTCTATAGCActtttgaatctttcaaagattgGCATTAAAGTGTCATGCTCTTCGATATATTCATCTACTAATTTCCCCGTTCTAATTTGACATTTCTGATGctctttcatcaatttgtttattttcttattt
Encoded proteins:
- the QNS1 gene encoding glutamine-dependent NAD(+) synthetase (similar to Saccharomyces cerevisiae QNS1 (YHR074W); ancestral locus Anc_5.357), which encodes MSHLITLATCNLNQWALDFEGNRDRILESIYIAKEKGARLRVGPELEITGYGCLDHFLENDVCLHSWEMYAQIIKNPKTHGLLLDIGMPVLHKNVRYNCRLLSLDGKILFIRPKMWLANDGNYREMRFFTPWMKPGFVEDFVLPPEIQKVTDQKVVSFGDAVINTLDTCIGAETCEELFTPQSPHIAMSLDGVEIITNSSGSHHELRKLNKRLDLILNATSRCGGIYLYANQRGCDGDRLYYDGCALIAVNGKVVAQGSQFSLKDVEVVTATVDLEEVRNYRANFMSRGLQASLSETKFKRIDVAVELAPMKARFDPLIVPSKSRPIFYHTPEEEIALGPACWLWDYIRRCNGTGYFLPLSGGIDSCATAMIVHSMCRLVVKEASEGNEQVILDARKLTRGGEGWIPNDPQELASKFFHTCFMGTENSSKETRDRSRELATQIGSYHVDFNMDSVVSSVVSLFEVATGKKPVYKIFGGSQIENLALQNIQARLRMVFAYLFAQLLPWLRGIKNSGGLLVLGSANVDECLRGYLTKYDCSSADINPIGGISKTDLKKFIAYASTEYNMPILDSFLNATPTAELEPITEDYVQSDEIDMGMTYEELSVFGYLRKVEKCGPYSMFLKLLHEWTPRLTPAQVSEKVKRFFFFYAINRHKQTVLTPSYHAEQYSPDDNRFDLRPFLINPRFTWASKKIDQVVAQCEGKTTDLDIMSID
- the PPE1 gene encoding phosphoprotein phosphatase methylesterase 1 (similar to Saccharomyces cerevisiae PPE1 (YHR075C); ancestral locus Anc_5.358); amino-acid sequence: MADDLRRKVVLDKLEKANETLGNIQRSMNINDIEHQDNIGELPDFTSSKSRTAPSIPEDSKRLPTWDAFFQHNEQISLTDRNFNFNTYYSLPTSYDSPSIPVFVMHHGAGSSGLSFAQLGSELFKIMKGKCACISFDARGHGQTKPIDSSIELDFGIDAFIDDFTSLLNYFFLTKLDSSLNKQKLSIILVGHSLGGSISSFAYNRFPEQVRKHLLGVAMFDIVEEIAVKALQNVQHFLYSTPNQFTTYSDAIEWHIKQGLSRQHASADISIPALFKRSSSGKVIRITNLQMFKGFWGDWFTGLSKQFVSLPTCKLLILAGNDNLDKDLIIGQMQGKYQLVVFQDSGHFIQEDCYLKTAITLIDFWKRNDNKNVVIKTNWGSKA
- the KAFR0D04710 gene encoding uncharacterized protein (ancestral locus Anc_5.358a), whose translation is MSRLPKMSIKEEVEPCELHEVIRCAVCREQSQEKAQRELKRSISHNAVNNLRNRKSYSNLQRRYSQGSIYSTASTDFKVDPASELPSDEDISSKMGILWELLPDETKTAYIRHTVLTKTSGKRDSENTYSDRLKYSHHESPLQSRSSMGKKEQLLKLLVDQLYEEVFDIRDEPTKYAPEQSINMNRLMRADEPMTQAHSPLEEIKLWRDSQIISEKIEELNGLIKRFQQFSPVQTPTKEDNTKVFNPSQQVKQVDRSKLIFPPKGEKKEGFLTSMAKKFARKWKHKKRPAALSLYREPNPDIRYVMRSPVSTNNRPCS
- the PTC7 gene encoding type 2C protein phosphatase PTC7 (similar to Saccharomyces cerevisiae PTC7 (YHR076W); ancestral locus Anc_5.362); translation: MLLFIILTVFSGVVIDHLLIQSDLGAAYINSPLHNRVFSLSKRFFTSNTAFNNSYTNGNGYSNTTNTTNPQFTYKAVVAYQPKDRNDQIYQKLKDSILSPTGEDNYFITSNSISDVYAAVADGVGGWAELGYDSSAISRELCNSMSKFTSTLSGRKDGISPRDILDFAYNKIKEEGVVKVGSTTAIVAHFKDNGLLEVANLGDSWCGVFRDSKLVFETKFQTVGFNAPYQLSIIPDSISKGQKYIQNTPADADNYSFQLQKNDVILLATDGVTDNIGTEDMELFLKDNEDQILQDLESVSKDFVSKVVSLSKDPEYPSVFAQELSKLTGKTYGGGKQDDITVVVVKAM
- the NMD2 gene encoding Nmd2p (similar to Saccharomyces cerevisiae NMD2 (YHR077C); ancestral locus Anc_5.363); this encodes MNDERRSELFELNTRAWNGEDVFPLKNKKLDSSIKKNTGFIKKLKKGFTKDSKDSLLKDLSEISLAKYLSELVTTVNEVLSNVPNRNEEVLVAIEVISAMHQRFSTSFTPKLFQLFLGNFENPADSANIEKNEITRLNKLNGNLRIFTELYLVNIFTTLDDVVSKDALPLFLQKGLNKKESLLFSILKEVLNFKFNLGYTTTVGTSFVKRFPFFFDKDDTTWDKFISDETVRPSLQALFKVFTEAVSGKAVELNKKINKLMKEHQKCQIRTGKLVDEYIEEHDTLMPIFERFKSAIEILGEALNMNVPKFKDEKPIEDEAIVPMIINQVLPPNERLWENDETRRFYENLPDIADLVEESMNSTDAAQSTADAINEFFNVLEMTETKESIDELTVSYWRNHLDNKATRNRLLKFFIETQEWSKIRIYSRFVASNSQYLPEVSEELIKYLDNGFRNQLHSNKINVKNIIFFSEMIKFMQVPIFMIFHKIRTLIMNLHVPNNIEILTIFFEHCGKFLLNKPELQPQMEKMVDLLRTKMRDRQLNMSLKSALDNLLTLLFPPSIKSLNLEGRKLTPEEEFYTVLIRSELSNVDYRRAVNLIRKANWKDGNVYNTLFALFTEPEKVNYQNISILSKLLNGLYAYQRNFVIKTIDQVLENIERGLETNVYSENMSRIANVRYLTEIFNMEMIKATVFLDVINNIIRFGCFRNLPNPAYLNESDPPDNYFRVHLVTTILLNVRRFPSTLTKRLGLLTRFFEYYIFTKNQPLPKETEFKVVDTFAKISETITFSRADNIKDCASILEGLVKSLKPVNNSIKNCEAPLQSEEDYEEEEDDEDNDEGQQIDDDYENFEDQKQTTEDGVDFLDDLSDENESDLANDDSSSEEDESDDEDEDEDDDNFNDIDADRNTELKRMYDEYEKRLKSEEEKKAEEELEKQFQQLMLESVEERQNEKASSDRMPIITSNMSGLNKPKLAIARKTNDGASNGSSEKVAFAFLTKSGKKTSSRTLALPTDVKFVSGVLKEEEKLKNEREKIKRIVLQRTFD